A stretch of Porites lutea chromosome 5, jaPorLute2.1, whole genome shotgun sequence DNA encodes these proteins:
- the LOC140936346 gene encoding integrin alpha-1-like, which translates to MFWIPLLQFLQLFVIASTHIRECPVVMDIAFMIDVSGSIPWQDIADVKEMMKKVTSRFLISSTETHVSLVSFSQQENMLHSFKDKQTITAIHNTIEHLTHPGGGTNMTAVFGEARDLFSNAKGGRSHVTRVLVLVSDGDYQKHERAVESSQRVKEEEIAIITIGVASPNTNEEVLQTIASSKEQFLLFPQVGSAARVDLSSDEITEMICKAARKPEAIVLRVRENSALQGRIIISLLADSELMCALKCLNTVSCFSFNYKSNGQTCELNHANKLTSPFDLMWDLDSVYYEMVFTSGKQY; encoded by the exons AATGCCCTGTTGTTATGGATATAGCCTTTATGATTGACGTGTCAGGAAGCATTCCATGGCAAGACATTGCGGATGTAAAAGAGATGATGAAGAAGGTCACGTCACGTTTCTTAATCTCTTCAACTG AGACGCATGTGTCACTTGTATCGTTTTCCCAACAAGAAAATATGCTGCATTCTTTCAAGGACAAACAGACAATCACAGCTATCCATAACACCATAGAGCATTTAACACATCCCGGAGGTGGAACGAACATGACTGCAGTCTTTGGCGAGGCTCGGGATTTGTTCTCAAACGCCAAGGGTGGACGAAGTCACGTGACACGAGTACTTGTGTTGGTCTCAGATGGTGACTACCAGA aGCACGAACGAGCCGTGGAGTCTTCACAGAGAGTAAAGGAAGAGGAAATCGCAATCATAACGATTGGAGTAGCTTCACCCAATACCAACGAAGAGGTTTTACAAACAATCGCATCGTCAAAAGAACAATTCCTTCTGTTTCCACAAGTAGGTTCAGCGGCTAGGGTGGACCTGAGCTCTGATGAAATCACTGAAATGATTTGCAAAG CAGCGAGAAAGCCCGAAGCAATCGTTCTTCGAGTGAGGGAGAACTCAGCCTTACAAGGACGTATCATCATTTCGTTATTGGCGGATAGTGAACTGATGTGCGCGTTGAAGTGTTTGAATACAGTGAGCTGCTTTTCTTTCAACTACAAATCCAATGGACAAACGTGTGAGCTTAATCATGCAAACAAGTTGACTTCTCCTTTTGATCTTATGTGGGATCTTGATTCTGTATATTATGAAATGGTCTTCACTTCGGGGAAACAATATTAA